The following are from one region of the Ruegeria sp. THAF33 genome:
- a CDS encoding ABC transporter permease, which yields MHDFFRDHPVEARLSVVLLLMILGLSLGTDTFLTLGNITSLLNNNAVNLIWAVGLLVVLIAGGIDISFAVAASVVQYVAAQVFMGIGGGNWAVGFFVAGLLGIGLGMINALLIHGFRVISIVITIATFNAFFGLLMFFTKGRNIYNLPDWWTDRIFIFERQASDGSWSELNLSVAVMIVCVVATWGLIRLTTLGRQLYAFGDNPEGARRAGVNIWQMQIVAFGWCGMMAGIGGLMQVNIAQEVVPNALYGRELDVLAAVVLGGARLGGGRGTVLGCILGVMFVAITQNGLNLLGISPFAFQMIIGAAILLAISSSNLSFGRPPRGAIAVAKVGTT from the coding sequence ATGCATGACTTCTTTCGTGATCATCCCGTCGAGGCGCGCCTCAGTGTTGTTCTACTTTTGATGATCCTTGGTTTATCGCTTGGTACTGACACGTTTCTGACGTTGGGCAATATCACGTCGTTGTTGAACAATAACGCGGTGAACCTGATCTGGGCGGTTGGCCTGCTGGTCGTCCTGATTGCTGGTGGCATTGATATTTCCTTCGCCGTCGCGGCTTCTGTCGTTCAGTATGTGGCCGCGCAGGTTTTCATGGGCATAGGGGGTGGAAACTGGGCGGTTGGGTTTTTTGTCGCGGGTTTGCTTGGGATCGGTCTTGGAATGATCAACGCCCTTCTGATCCACGGGTTTCGGGTGATTTCTATTGTTATCACCATTGCCACCTTCAACGCGTTCTTTGGGTTGCTGATGTTCTTCACGAAAGGCCGAAATATCTACAACCTGCCAGATTGGTGGACTGATCGTATTTTTATCTTTGAACGACAAGCCTCGGATGGAAGCTGGTCGGAACTGAATCTTTCAGTTGCCGTCATGATCGTCTGCGTCGTCGCGACTTGGGGCCTCATCCGTCTTACCACTCTGGGCCGCCAGCTTTATGCCTTTGGCGACAACCCCGAGGGAGCAAGGCGCGCGGGCGTGAATATCTGGCAGATGCAAATTGTCGCCTTTGGATGGTGCGGGATGATGGCCGGCATAGGGGGGCTGATGCAGGTGAACATTGCCCAAGAGGTTGTTCCAAATGCGCTATACGGTCGGGAACTGGACGTGCTGGCCGCGGTGGTCCTCGGTGGGGCTCGACTTGGTGGTGGGCGAGGCACTGTTCTTGGATGCATCCTTGGGGTGATGTTTGTTGCGATCACGCAGAACGGTCTGAACCTTCTTGGAATCTCGCCCTTTGCGTTCCAAATGATCATCGGCGCGGCGATCCTGCTGGCCATCTCATCATCAAACCTGAGTTTTGGGCGGCCCCCACGCGGCGCTATAGCTGTCGCAAAGGTGGGCACAACATGA
- a CDS encoding ABC transporter permease: MSLRDKLNTAVGAETLPLLVFLGLVFLAFSFATPLFLTGANLRSMAFQMPVLGLLTLAMLVPILSGGLNLAIIFQANISGLALAWVLIQFGGPDAGLGAFVLGAALAILAGAASGAVMGVVVAYVGAHPILVSLAMMIFLRGLGEFLTRGGDISGFPEYMNVLGHGSVMGVPVPMIVFLVAALMWHIMLRQSRHGFSVYMIGSNIQASEYSGLHTRRTLVLIYAISGVICAVAGILMAARFNSVRVGHGEALLLVTVLACFLGGIDPFGGFGRVLPVVLALIILQALSSGLNLIGANQHLSTAVWGLFLIGVMALRWVGERWRDKRRRGT, from the coding sequence ATGAGCTTGCGTGACAAACTCAACACGGCAGTTGGTGCGGAAACCCTGCCACTGCTTGTCTTTCTTGGCCTGGTCTTTCTGGCGTTTTCCTTCGCGACGCCTTTGTTTCTGACAGGTGCCAACCTGCGCTCGATGGCGTTTCAGATGCCGGTCTTGGGGTTGCTGACATTGGCAATGCTTGTGCCGATTCTTTCGGGTGGGCTGAACCTTGCCATCATCTTTCAAGCCAACATATCGGGTCTGGCACTGGCCTGGGTTTTGATACAATTTGGGGGGCCCGATGCTGGACTGGGGGCTTTCGTGCTGGGTGCGGCGCTTGCCATACTGGCCGGTGCTGCTTCGGGAGCTGTCATGGGGGTCGTCGTGGCTTATGTCGGTGCACATCCCATTCTGGTATCGCTTGCCATGATGATCTTCCTGCGTGGGTTGGGTGAGTTCCTGACGCGTGGAGGAGACATATCGGGATTTCCAGAATACATGAACGTACTGGGGCACGGCAGCGTTATGGGCGTTCCAGTTCCGATGATAGTCTTTCTGGTGGCCGCGCTTATGTGGCATATCATGCTAAGACAATCACGACACGGGTTCTCGGTCTATATGATCGGTTCGAACATCCAAGCGTCTGAGTATTCCGGCCTGCATACGCGCCGGACACTTGTCTTGATCTACGCGATTTCGGGCGTGATATGCGCCGTTGCCGGGATTTTGATGGCGGCGCGTTTCAATTCTGTCCGAGTTGGCCATGGCGAGGCCCTACTGCTGGTGACAGTGCTGGCTTGTTTCCTGGGCGGTATCGATCCATTTGGCGGGTTTGGGCGTGTTCTGCCGGTGGTTCTGGCCTTGATTATCCTGCAAGCACTTTCATCAGGTTTGAACCTGATCGGTGCCAACCAGCATTTGTCCACTGCTGTCTGGGGGTTGTTTCTGATTGGCGTGATGGCGCTGCGCTGGGTTGGTGAGCGGTGGCGAGACAAACGACGAAGAGGGACATGA
- a CDS encoding sugar phosphate isomerase/epimerase, whose translation MEGFGVHTSMWTMHWDRDGAARTIPAAAAYKMDFIEIALLDTGVVDAAHTRDLLEKHEMRAVCSLGLPEQNWASVNPDGAIEHLVDAMNMASKMGAEALSGVTYGGIGERTGVPPTQAEYDNIARALEGAAKHAKTLGIAFGIEPVNRYENHLINTGWQAVDMIEKVGADNIFIHLDTYHMNIEEKGAGNGILDAREHLRYIHLSESDRGTPGEGTCDWDEIYATLAAIGFKGGLAMESFINMPPQIGYGLAVWRPVAPSFEDVMDKGLPFLRNKAAQYRLI comes from the coding sequence ATGGAAGGTTTCGGCGTACATACCAGCATGTGGACCATGCATTGGGATCGTGATGGGGCCGCGCGGACGATACCCGCTGCGGCGGCCTACAAGATGGATTTCATCGAGATTGCCTTGCTGGATACCGGCGTTGTGGATGCGGCCCACACGCGCGACTTGCTCGAAAAACACGAAATGCGAGCGGTCTGCTCGCTCGGACTGCCTGAACAAAACTGGGCGTCAGTCAATCCAGACGGCGCAATCGAGCACCTTGTTGACGCTATGAATATGGCCAGCAAGATGGGTGCCGAAGCACTTTCCGGCGTCACATATGGCGGCATCGGAGAACGCACAGGGGTCCCACCCACGCAGGCAGAATACGATAATATTGCTCGGGCTTTGGAGGGAGCCGCGAAACATGCCAAGACCCTTGGGATCGCCTTTGGTATCGAGCCGGTAAATCGCTACGAGAACCATTTGATCAATACAGGTTGGCAGGCGGTCGACATGATTGAAAAGGTGGGGGCCGACAATATCTTCATCCATCTCGACACGTATCACATGAATATCGAGGAGAAGGGCGCGGGCAACGGTATCCTCGATGCACGAGAACACTTGCGCTACATACATTTGTCTGAAAGCGACCGCGGCACACCGGGCGAGGGGACCTGTGACTGGGACGAAATCTACGCCACGCTGGCCGCGATCGGCTTCAAGGGGGGGCTTGCGATGGAAAGTTTCATCAACATGCCCCCTCAGATTGGGTACGGTCTTGCTGTGTGGCGGCCTGTTGCCCCTTCCTTCGAAGACGTTATGGACAAGGGGTTGCCGTTCCTCAGGAACAAAGCGGCCCAGTACCGCCTCATATGA
- a CDS encoding FGGY family carbohydrate kinase translates to MTGKGDIAVIDVGKTNIELWVASKDGTLLESRSTPNSVLDGQTWRYHDLEGTSIWLTTTLAELCKRHPIRTIVPVGHGSGGVLVGSDPDGAGAGQALPMIDYEQACPADIDAEYRKKAGTFEDRGSPAMMASTHAARQLLWMERKNPVQFGKARNFLNIAQFWGWWLTGVAASEYSAMGAQSHLWNVPQRRWTPIVLEHGWKALMPEFRAAWDPLGPVRKDLVERFDLPQDMVVLTGAHDSTANFFRYLAAQVQDFTLVSTGTWVVALSRDVETVKLDQSLGTTINADMDGNPIGGALTMGGREFSAIAGADTINEVAEQKVVARLIARGTMAMPSFGDNDGQFPCSARRGHIVGAPPENQAERAALAVLHSALLTVTCTDVLNGGSMLILDGTFLKDPMYAQIVAALRPGLRTEASHETHGVVAGALQLACRASGSPSTPLTLEPVVPIVLPGLTEYATQWREAANRQGGQSYD, encoded by the coding sequence TTGACCGGAAAAGGTGATATCGCTGTTATCGATGTTGGCAAGACCAACATCGAGCTTTGGGTTGCCAGCAAAGACGGCACTTTGCTTGAGAGTCGGTCGACCCCAAACTCGGTTCTGGACGGTCAGACCTGGCGATACCATGACTTGGAAGGCACTTCGATCTGGTTGACCACAACGCTTGCAGAGCTTTGCAAGCGGCATCCAATCCGGACGATTGTTCCGGTCGGGCATGGGTCAGGGGGGGTACTTGTGGGCTCGGACCCAGACGGCGCCGGTGCGGGACAAGCCTTGCCGATGATCGATTATGAGCAGGCATGCCCTGCGGACATTGATGCAGAATATCGCAAAAAAGCGGGAACGTTCGAGGATCGCGGTAGCCCGGCGATGATGGCATCCACGCATGCGGCGCGTCAGTTGCTTTGGATGGAACGCAAAAACCCGGTACAGTTTGGCAAGGCAAGGAACTTTTTGAACATCGCGCAATTCTGGGGTTGGTGGCTGACCGGAGTCGCGGCCTCTGAATACTCGGCAATGGGGGCGCAGTCGCATCTGTGGAACGTGCCGCAGCGACGGTGGACGCCGATTGTTCTGGAACATGGTTGGAAAGCACTAATGCCAGAATTCCGGGCGGCCTGGGACCCTCTTGGGCCGGTGCGCAAGGATCTTGTAGAGCGATTTGACTTGCCGCAGGACATGGTGGTGTTGACCGGAGCACATGACTCCACGGCCAACTTTTTTCGCTATCTGGCCGCACAGGTTCAGGATTTTACCCTGGTTTCAACGGGAACCTGGGTTGTCGCTTTGTCGCGTGACGTTGAAACCGTAAAACTTGATCAGTCACTTGGCACCACGATTAACGCAGATATGGATGGCAACCCGATCGGTGGGGCACTGACGATGGGTGGGCGAGAGTTTTCGGCCATTGCCGGAGCAGACACAATCAATGAAGTTGCCGAACAAAAGGTCGTGGCGCGACTGATCGCACGGGGTACGATGGCCATGCCGAGTTTTGGTGACAATGACGGGCAGTTTCCCTGCTCAGCCAGACGAGGTCATATTGTCGGTGCTCCTCCAGAAAACCAAGCTGAGCGCGCGGCGCTTGCGGTTCTGCACTCAGCATTGCTGACAGTCACCTGCACTGATGTCTTGAACGGAGGCTCAATGCTCATCTTGGATGGCACGTTTCTGAAGGACCCAATGTACGCGCAAATCGTCGCGGCCTTGCGTCCGGGCCTTCGCACAGAAGCGTCGCATGAAACTCATGGTGTTGTCGCAGGTGCGTTGCAACTTGCATGCAGGGCGTCGGGTAGCCCATCGACGCCTCTGACGCTTGAACCGGTCGTACCTATTGTACTGCCGGGCTTGACGGAATACGCGACGCAATGGCGCGAGGCCGCAAATCGACAAGGAGGCCAATCTTATGACTGA
- a CDS encoding class II aldolase/adducin family protein has protein sequence MTEHDLRERMVETSLKMNSTGINQGTAGNLSVRFKDGFLITPSSLPYDKMKPDDLVEMDFEGTYVGRRPSSEWRFHRDILKARPDIDVVLHCHSVYATTLACHHRQIPAFHYMVGVAGGTTIPCAEYATFGTQELSEAVLAALKGRTACLLAQHGQIAIGKTLDKTLWLATEVEMLSRLYVQALPLGEPPVLSNEEMSRVIDQMHRMDYGLGPEPEGSNDIALPRG, from the coding sequence ATGACTGAGCATGACCTGCGCGAGCGTATGGTTGAAACATCTCTGAAAATGAACTCCACGGGGATCAACCAGGGCACGGCCGGAAATCTGTCGGTCCGTTTTAAGGACGGGTTCCTGATAACACCGTCGTCTTTGCCCTATGACAAGATGAAACCCGACGATTTGGTGGAGATGGATTTCGAAGGCACCTATGTCGGGCGCAGGCCATCATCTGAATGGCGTTTCCATCGCGATATTCTGAAAGCCCGCCCGGATATAGATGTCGTGTTGCATTGCCATTCGGTTTACGCAACGACGCTTGCCTGCCATCACCGACAGATTCCGGCTTTCCACTACATGGTCGGAGTGGCTGGCGGAACGACCATCCCCTGTGCCGAATATGCTACGTTTGGGACGCAGGAGCTATCTGAGGCCGTGCTGGCGGCGCTCAAAGGCAGAACAGCGTGTCTGTTGGCACAACACGGGCAGATCGCGATCGGCAAGACACTGGACAAGACTCTTTGGTTGGCGACAGAGGTCGAGATGTTGTCTCGACTTTATGTGCAAGCGCTACCGCTTGGGGAACCGCCGGTTTTGTCGAATGAAGAAATGTCACGTGTGATCGATCAGATGCACCGAATGGACTATGGCCTTGGACCAGAGCCTGAAGGCAGCAACGACATCGCACTACCCCGCGGCTAG
- a CDS encoding TetR/AcrR family transcriptional regulator yields MERVQKHTKTLSRSQRRRQEDIIQAALKVFDRDGFVAAKMSDIADEAEVAKGTLYLYFDTKVDLLEGVIAKEIVPTLQQIGAAGQSNKGTAKERLAQQIRIAAKRIASPEMKTLLRHMISAAPNHERIAKFYYDNVIVKGLEHIRATLDYGVETGEFRKEVKDIDALVLVGAPIYPAVWNILFREMAEIDSDKLAEDFLKIVLVGLSATD; encoded by the coding sequence GTGGAGCGCGTACAGAAACACACAAAGACACTATCGCGTTCCCAAAGGAGGCGTCAGGAAGACATCATTCAGGCGGCATTGAAAGTGTTTGATCGCGATGGATTTGTTGCCGCAAAAATGTCGGACATTGCGGATGAAGCAGAAGTGGCAAAGGGAACGTTGTATCTCTATTTCGACACCAAAGTAGATCTGTTGGAAGGCGTGATTGCAAAAGAGATTGTCCCGACACTGCAACAAATCGGGGCTGCGGGCCAATCGAACAAGGGAACGGCAAAGGAGCGATTGGCGCAGCAGATCCGCATCGCGGCAAAGCGCATAGCCTCGCCGGAAATGAAAACGCTACTTCGACATATGATCTCTGCGGCTCCCAATCACGAGCGGATAGCAAAATTCTACTATGATAACGTTATCGTAAAGGGACTGGAGCACATTCGAGCCACGCTGGATTATGGGGTTGAGACAGGTGAGTTTCGGAAGGAAGTAAAGGATATTGATGCTCTCGTACTTGTTGGCGCACCCATTTATCCCGCAGTCTGGAATATCCTGTTTCGGGAGATGGCAGAAATAGACTCAGACAAGCTTGCCGAGGATTTTCTGAAAATCGTTCTGGTTGGCCTCTCAGCAACTGACTAG
- a CDS encoding efflux RND transporter periplasmic adaptor subunit: MRVIAIILGLVSLTACKEEELASEPLVRGLKTHLIQDTKDSTVRRFPAVLEPTSLNTLSFEVAGKLQAVDLEVGQRVEAGQPLISLDTTAFQIQLDNAIAGVLAAQATRDNAADNLTRQQNLFARGSTTKVARDNAQAEAISSEARLEQAKKSRDSAQENLSKTSIISPIDGVINAVDAVSFSTVSPGVPMVSLYAPDAFEISFSVNFETATQLVVGTPATIRLADLPDVSLNAVVTELGARADAVSSFPVVLSLQDNDPILKAGMAVEASIELPLPAAQGFTIPLSAILKKGQIGFSADRPQGPGKAQVFVYDAVTETVLERDVSIGGVRENAVLVVEGLDLGDRVASAGVSFLSDGMKVNLIDEN, translated from the coding sequence ATGCGAGTAATAGCGATCATTTTGGGACTGGTGTCATTGACGGCCTGCAAGGAAGAGGAGCTGGCTTCCGAGCCACTTGTTCGTGGATTGAAGACGCATCTCATTCAGGACACCAAAGACTCGACTGTGCGCCGTTTTCCAGCCGTTCTTGAACCAACTTCACTGAACACGTTGTCCTTCGAAGTCGCGGGAAAACTTCAAGCCGTGGATCTTGAGGTAGGTCAGCGAGTGGAGGCCGGTCAACCATTGATCTCATTGGACACGACAGCTTTTCAGATCCAACTGGATAATGCTATCGCAGGCGTCCTAGCCGCCCAAGCCACGCGTGACAACGCAGCTGATAACCTGACGCGTCAGCAAAATTTGTTTGCACGTGGCAGCACAACAAAGGTGGCGCGCGATAACGCTCAAGCGGAAGCAATCTCCAGTGAGGCTCGCCTTGAGCAAGCGAAAAAGTCCCGCGACAGTGCCCAGGAAAATCTAAGCAAGACAAGCATTATCTCTCCTATCGATGGGGTCATTAATGCTGTGGATGCGGTGAGTTTCAGCACGGTCTCACCGGGTGTTCCTATGGTTTCACTCTATGCGCCCGATGCATTTGAGATCTCATTCAGCGTCAATTTTGAAACGGCCACGCAACTCGTGGTGGGAACACCGGCTACAATTCGTTTGGCCGACCTTCCTGATGTCTCTTTAAACGCGGTTGTCACCGAACTGGGCGCGCGCGCGGATGCGGTATCCAGCTTTCCGGTGGTTCTTAGTTTGCAGGACAACGATCCAATTCTGAAGGCTGGCATGGCCGTAGAAGCTTCCATTGAACTGCCGCTTCCTGCGGCTCAGGGTTTTACCATCCCCCTCAGTGCAATCCTGAAAAAAGGTCAGATTGGGTTTTCCGCAGACCGACCACAAGGGCCGGGCAAAGCGCAGGTGTTTGTCTACGATGCCGTGACTGAAACTGTTTTGGAACGCGATGTTTCCATCGGCGGTGTCCGTGAAAACGCAGTTTTGGTCGTTGAAGGATTGGATCTTGGCGATCGCGTTGCCTCAGCCGGAGTTTCATTCCTGAGCGACGGTATGAAGGTCAACCTTATCGACGAGAATTGA
- a CDS encoding efflux RND transporter permease subunit: MEALTRFALERSRLTILVMIGLLIAGSLTYLNLPKRENPAITVRTAIVAAQFPGMSPERVEDLIAVPLERAAREIGEVEDIETRILTGAAVLKLHIFDAVPETELVRVFQDIRNKMNDSRGELPEGTQGPLVNTDFGDVAIATIAVTGEGFSYAEVFDAADELRNGLYTVDGVTKVSIFGKQEERIWLELDTRRMAAIGVQLPRVLQDLQAQNVILPAGELNSDGTKIIMEANGDLSTVEEIEGVLTKVPGLSGFVRLKDILTVRRGYIDPPDKPVYFNGQPALMVSVEMASDRDIQQLGRELEKRIVELENQQPIGVTFNVSTFQEKNVTVAVNSALSNVGQTFLVVFAVMMVFLGLRPALIIASIVPFTVMFALILMAFIGVDVQQVSIAAVIISLGLLVDNGLVVVEDIQTKVDAGMSPREAAIASCGQFFIPLAVASLTTIAAFVPMLILDGTEGQFAFAMGAVVSSMLTGSWIVAHYILPFLAARLVKSKKKKVEQESRMRRVYGSVTRALLPWGVPIIVVCYGLVIGSATVFANLKAELFPLSQRSDFLVYLDMPKGTAIEETRAQALAVEQWLRNVEINPEVRDTTIYVGDGGPRFYLGLDPAETDPASAFFVVNTQSFDGAKAMEQRARRHLTENFAAFRPRLARLSMGGTESGIVEIEITGPDGDLLMAAAEKVKSGFARIPNLVRNEDDWGNKSIKMVIDVAQDKARELGITSQDVSDAMETFFSGASYSTFREGTEAIPIVARAQGNFRDSLEDLANLSVPTNGGLISLNQVATFKPTLQFSQIRRENQERMITISGKSETLGATQVEQLLQPTLAALDLGPEYNIRIGGESEEGAKIRGKLAAGIPYAMIVMLAALTFQFNSARRVALTIMTIPLIVVGAPLALELSGRPLSFFAILGLLSLMGIIINNAIVLIDQIDIERQTQSLDDAIVTAAKKRVRPVMLASLTTVLGLVPMALNGGALFEPMATLMVGGLFLASPLTLLFVPPTYRLFFRNEERRRTEYALEAEKAAA, encoded by the coding sequence ATGGAAGCTTTGACACGTTTCGCGCTGGAAAGGTCGAGACTGACAATCCTGGTCATGATCGGCCTGCTGATCGCTGGCAGCCTTACATATTTGAACCTGCCCAAGCGGGAAAATCCAGCCATCACTGTGCGTACCGCAATTGTCGCAGCACAATTTCCGGGAATGTCACCGGAACGTGTCGAAGATCTGATAGCGGTTCCACTGGAACGTGCCGCGCGCGAGATCGGTGAAGTAGAAGATATAGAAACCCGTATTCTTACTGGCGCGGCGGTTTTGAAACTGCACATCTTTGATGCGGTCCCCGAAACCGAATTGGTCCGTGTGTTTCAGGACATTCGCAACAAGATGAATGATAGCCGCGGAGAGTTGCCCGAAGGCACACAAGGCCCCTTGGTGAACACAGACTTTGGCGACGTAGCCATTGCCACAATCGCAGTTACCGGAGAAGGCTTTTCCTACGCCGAGGTTTTCGATGCGGCCGATGAATTGCGAAACGGATTGTACACCGTCGATGGTGTCACCAAAGTGTCCATTTTCGGCAAACAGGAAGAGCGGATTTGGCTGGAGCTTGATACGCGCCGCATGGCCGCAATCGGGGTGCAACTTCCACGCGTTCTACAGGACTTACAGGCGCAAAACGTTATCCTACCGGCCGGCGAGCTGAACTCTGACGGCACCAAGATCATTATGGAAGCCAATGGTGATCTTTCGACGGTCGAAGAAATTGAAGGTGTCCTTACCAAAGTGCCGGGTCTGAGTGGCTTTGTGCGGTTGAAGGACATACTGACTGTACGTCGAGGCTATATCGATCCACCAGACAAGCCGGTTTACTTCAATGGCCAGCCTGCTCTCATGGTCAGTGTGGAAATGGCCAGTGACCGTGACATTCAGCAACTTGGTCGGGAGCTTGAAAAGCGCATTGTCGAACTTGAGAACCAACAACCGATCGGCGTGACTTTCAACGTCTCAACTTTTCAGGAAAAAAACGTCACGGTTGCGGTAAACAGCGCCCTATCGAATGTGGGCCAGACCTTTCTGGTCGTGTTTGCTGTCATGATGGTCTTCCTCGGCCTACGTCCCGCATTGATTATTGCAAGCATCGTTCCCTTCACGGTGATGTTTGCGTTGATCCTTATGGCCTTCATCGGCGTTGACGTACAACAGGTCTCAATTGCGGCCGTTATTATTTCGCTTGGCCTTCTCGTCGACAATGGTCTGGTTGTTGTTGAAGATATCCAGACCAAAGTTGATGCAGGTATGTCCCCGCGCGAAGCAGCCATCGCCTCTTGCGGGCAGTTCTTTATTCCTCTTGCGGTCGCGTCTCTGACCACCATCGCAGCCTTTGTTCCGATGTTGATCCTTGATGGAACCGAGGGACAGTTTGCCTTCGCCATGGGCGCCGTCGTTTCATCAATGCTGACGGGGTCTTGGATTGTAGCGCATTACATACTTCCGTTCTTGGCTGCGCGGCTTGTGAAATCCAAGAAAAAGAAAGTTGAACAAGAAAGCCGGATGCGACGCGTGTACGGCTCGGTCACGCGGGCTTTGCTTCCCTGGGGTGTACCCATCATTGTCGTATGTTACGGGCTTGTCATTGGGTCCGCGACCGTCTTCGCAAATCTCAAGGCGGAACTTTTCCCGCTCAGCCAACGCTCGGATTTCCTGGTCTACCTCGACATGCCGAAGGGTACGGCCATTGAAGAAACCCGCGCTCAGGCTCTGGCTGTCGAGCAGTGGTTGCGAAACGTTGAGATCAATCCCGAGGTGCGTGATACGACAATTTACGTCGGTGACGGCGGGCCGCGATTCTACCTTGGACTTGATCCTGCAGAGACTGATCCAGCCAGCGCATTCTTCGTCGTGAACACGCAGAGCTTTGATGGCGCAAAAGCGATGGAACAACGCGCCCGACGTCATCTGACTGAAAATTTTGCAGCGTTCCGACCGCGCCTGGCGCGCCTGTCCATGGGCGGCACGGAATCCGGGATCGTCGAAATTGAGATTACCGGCCCGGACGGCGATCTGCTTATGGCAGCCGCAGAGAAAGTGAAATCTGGCTTTGCCCGGATTCCGAACCTTGTGCGTAACGAAGACGATTGGGGCAATAAGTCCATTAAGATGGTCATCGATGTCGCGCAAGACAAAGCAAGGGAGCTTGGAATTACATCTCAGGATGTCTCCGACGCGATGGAAACGTTCTTCAGCGGTGCATCCTACTCGACCTTTCGCGAAGGGACCGAGGCTATTCCAATCGTCGCACGAGCCCAGGGTAACTTCCGTGACAGTCTGGAAGATCTGGCAAACTTGTCGGTGCCCACAAATGGCGGACTAATTTCACTCAACCAGGTTGCGACTTTCAAACCCACTCTCCAGTTCTCGCAAATCCGGCGGGAGAACCAGGAGCGAATGATCACGATATCCGGCAAAAGTGAAACCTTGGGCGCAACTCAGGTAGAGCAGCTTTTGCAGCCGACATTGGCCGCGCTTGATCTGGGACCGGAGTATAACATCCGCATCGGCGGAGAGAGCGAAGAAGGTGCCAAAATTCGGGGTAAGCTGGCGGCCGGCATTCCTTACGCCATGATCGTGATGTTGGCTGCACTCACGTTTCAATTCAACTCGGCCCGACGGGTCGCCCTGACCATTATGACTATTCCGCTAATTGTTGTTGGTGCGCCACTCGCACTCGAACTCTCTGGTCGGCCGCTTTCATTCTTTGCCATCCTTGGACTGTTGTCGCTGATGGGGATCATCATCAACAACGCAATCGTGCTGATAGACCAGATTGATATCGAACGACAAACGCAGAGCCTCGATGATGCAATCGTTACAGCAGCGAAAAAGCGCGTCCGGCCGGTTATGCTTGCCTCGCTCACGACAGTTTTGGGACTTGTTCCAATGGCGCTGAATGGGGGCGCTCTTTTCGAGCCAATGGCAACTTTGATGGTGGGCGGCCTCTTTCTTGCGTCACCATTGACGCTTTTGTTCGTCCCACCCACTTACCGACTGTTTTTCAGAAACGAAGAACGCCGTCGGACAGAATATGCCCTTGAAGCCGAGAAGGCGGCCGCATGA
- a CDS encoding helix-turn-helix transcriptional regulator, whose protein sequence is MHDALLRDAGGLAIDHGSASRSADWDEVQAFCRNVYMPYRVRPLVRLSRPDATMISARAGRLTMTRFSYGTGIHLDRFDPEAGNILVLNTLRGALDHQVDGGSIATGAGDSFVVDCSRTDYWLQGDPDHMQLNLTIPHAVMEETAERWFGFVPDDGLWTRRVRFGGPGSAWLSLLDYTARTLVQAGGAPSDTALARHIEEMLCVELLRQWAGAAGFPLQEGARCAAPGYVRRAEEIMEAEARDAPSIGEVAQRVGVSARTLSGGFHRFRGVSPRTFLAARRFDGFRRDLETLPPEETVTAIASAWGFSNFGALAGRYRDRFGESPSQTRKRATRGQLGFRFRTGSADG, encoded by the coding sequence TTGCACGATGCCCTCTTGCGGGACGCGGGAGGTCTGGCGATCGACCATGGAAGCGCATCGCGCTCTGCAGATTGGGACGAGGTTCAGGCCTTCTGTCGAAACGTCTACATGCCGTACCGCGTCAGGCCATTGGTCAGGCTTTCACGCCCCGATGCCACCATGATCAGTGCCCGTGCAGGGCGCCTGACCATGACTCGTTTCTCCTATGGCACGGGCATCCATCTGGACAGGTTCGATCCGGAAGCGGGGAACATCCTCGTCCTGAACACGCTGCGGGGCGCGCTCGATCACCAGGTGGACGGCGGGTCCATCGCCACGGGTGCCGGTGACAGTTTCGTCGTGGATTGCTCGCGCACGGATTACTGGCTCCAAGGCGATCCGGACCACATGCAGCTGAACCTGACCATCCCGCATGCGGTCATGGAGGAAACGGCAGAGCGCTGGTTCGGCTTCGTGCCGGATGACGGGTTGTGGACACGGCGGGTCAGGTTCGGCGGGCCGGGGTCGGCGTGGCTGTCCTTGCTGGACTACACAGCGCGTACACTGGTACAGGCGGGCGGCGCGCCCAGCGATACGGCGTTGGCGCGTCACATCGAGGAAATGCTCTGCGTGGAATTGTTGCGGCAATGGGCTGGTGCGGCGGGTTTCCCGCTACAGGAAGGCGCTCGGTGCGCCGCGCCCGGATACGTCCGCCGGGCCGAGGAGATCATGGAAGCCGAGGCGCGCGATGCGCCGTCGATAGGGGAAGTGGCGCAGCGTGTTGGCGTCTCGGCGCGCACGCTTTCGGGCGGCTTCCACAGGTTCCGGGGCGTGTCGCCGCGGACCTTCCTGGCAGCCCGACGGTTCGACGGGTTTCGGAGGGACCTTGAAACGCTGCCGCCGGAAGAGACGGTGACGGCGATTGCCAGTGCGTGGGGCTTCAGCAATTTCGGCGCTCTTGCGGGGCGCTATCGTGACCGGTTCGGCGAGTCCCCGTCCCAGACACGGAAGCGTGCAACGCGTGGCCAACTCGGCTTCCGATTTCGGACAGGCTCTGCCGATGGGTGA